One window of Papaver somniferum cultivar HN1 chromosome 9, ASM357369v1, whole genome shotgun sequence genomic DNA carries:
- the LOC113308422 gene encoding AT-hook motif nuclear-localized protein 28-like, with protein MAEYGSGGISMSPNHQARECLSSEEDQNQDHQSHHHHSPRNSRALVLAPCSGGVGSNTGVTKSIYMSRNRDGSGGDDGDMRMMQMITSPESNDSPQMLSRKPRGRPPGSKNKPKPPIIITREVSRDDSKAMHPIILEISAGSDIIETVSQFSVKHHVCLSILSGSGSVANVILRHSTSTHHNATVSIPGCFEILSLSGSFIYPPASTKPSSSPPFSISLAGGQGQVVGGIIAGPLIAASSVFLMAASFVNPAFFRLPSCQNNEDHDHQDEEEINVKPKIDPNTGAVLSGNGGDETIYSGSTHHLPRMSQLLNSQIPSDVLPPWAPPSSRPY; from the coding sequence ATGGCAGAATATGGGAGTGGTGGAATATCAATGTCACCAAATCATCAAGCTAGAGAGTGTCTTAGTTCTGAAGAAGATCAAAATCAAGATCATcaatctcatcatcatcatagccCTAGAAATAGTAGAGCTCTCGTCCTTGCTCCTTGCTCTGGTGGTGTTGGAAGTAATACTGGTGTAACAAAATCAATTTACATGAGCAGAAACCGTGATggcagtggtggtgatgatggagatatGCGTATGATGCAAATGATAACTTCACCAGAATCAAATGATAGTCCTCAAATGCTTAGTAGAAAACCAAGGGGAAGGCCACCAGGAtcaaaaaacaaaccaaaaccaCCTATTATAATCACAAGAGAAGTAAGTCGTGATGATTCAAAAGCCATGCACCCAATAATCCTTGAAATCTCCGCTGGTTCAGATATTATTGAAACagtttctcagttttctgttaaACACCATGTTTGTCTTTCTATACTAAGTGGTTCTGGTTCTGTAGCTAATGTGATTCTTCGTCATTCTACTTCTACTCATCATAATGCTACTGTTTCTATACCTGGTTGTTTTGAGATTCTCTCCTTGTCCGGTAGTTTTATCTATCCTCCGGCATCAACTAAGCCTTCGTCATCACCGCCTTTTAGTATTTCTCTTGCAGGTGGACAAGGTCAAGTTGTTGGAGGTATTATTGCTGGTCCACTTATTGCTGCCTCCTCTGTTTTCTTAATGGCTGCTTCTTTTGTGAACCCAGCTTTTTTTAGGCTTCCATCATGTCAGAATAATGAAGATCATGATCATCAAGATGAGGAGGAGATCAATGTTAAACCTAAGATTGATCCTAATACTGGTGCAGTTTTGAGTGGTAATGGTGGTGATGAAACTATTTACAGTGGTTCAACTCATCATCTTCCTCGTATGAGTCAGTTATTAAATAGTCAAATTCCTTCTGATGTGTTACCTCCTTGGGCACCACCTTCTTCTCGTCCTTATTGA